The genomic segment CTTCTCTCCCTCCGGTCCTTGACTGGTTACGGCTATAGGAGAGATGCGCGACACCTTGCCCTGCAACTGTTCTCCACCCAAGGAAAGGCCTGAAACCACTGCATCCTGTCCGATTTTGATTTTGCGCAAATCAGATTCGCCTACCTCTGCTTCGACCATGACGTCACTTGTATCTCCAATCGTGAGGATTTCCTCGCCTTTACTCAAGTACTTCCCTTTTTTCACCTTCGTCGAGAGCACCGTCCCGTCAATCGGTGAAACAATGCTGCTTTGCACACGTTGCTTTTCATATTTCGCTTTTTCCAAATTCAGCTTTTGAATTTGCGCCTCATAGGAGCGAATCTCCGACTTGTCTGGCCCTTTTTGCTTCAAGAGTAAATCTTGCTTTGCGACCTTCACGCTTGATTCCGCTGTTTGCAGCTTTTGCTTCGCCTGCTCTACAGCTTGTTGAGTAGACACGCCAGCAGTGAACAGCGATTGTGTTCGTTGGTAGTCTTTTAATGCCGTTTGGTACTCGCGTTCATGCTGGGCAAGCTGCTCCTGCAGTTTCGTGACTTCCTCAGGCTCCACACCTTTGGAGAGCCTTGCGATATTCGCTTCCTGAATGGTGATTTGCGCCTCGATATCCATGATTTCATTGCTGACATCGGACATGTCGATATTGCCAATTACCTGCCCTTTCGTCACTTTGTCTCCCTCCTTGATGGAGAAATTCCGCAGATCGCCTGCATAGTTGGCGAACAATGTATGTTCATTTCGCACTTTGACCATGCCTGACGTCAAAATGGTGCTTTCCAAATCGGCCGTTACCACCGTTAATAACGTGACAGGAACACCACTCTTCTTTTCGCCCGAAGAAGCCGCATAGCCGCCAAGCCCAGCGACAAGCACGCCTACCCCCAGCCAGATCCACAAACGTTTTTTCATATTCCTTACCTCCCCAAAAACTTTAAACCCCGATCATTCTTAGCCAATCAAAAAACCCCACTTTTTCTATTACAGGTTCCACCCTGGCTCGTCACCCGATCAGGATAAGGAATACTGTTAAAAGAAAAAGTGGGGTAAAACTTAAATTTTTTTAAAGTGAGGGATTCTATTCGAAAGGTAAGCGTACTTCAAAAATCGTCCGGATCAAATTGCTCTCGGCAGAAATCGTCCCTTCGTGGCGCTCGACGATATTTTTGGCGATAAATAGCCCAAGACCTGTGCTTCCGTTTTGATGACTTCGGGCCTTGTCTCCCGTGTAAAACATCTCGAAAAGATGCGGCAGATCTTCCGGGGGAATCTCGTTGCCATAATTGATAATCTGCACAACGACTTCGTTGCCCGCAAGATAACCATTGATATCAACAAACTGACCATCGTGTCCGTAACGGATGGCATTTGTCATGATGTTCTCGAAAACGCGCGCCAAGAGTTCGCCATCTCCGCGAACTGTCAATCGAGGTGCCACATTCATTCTGGTTTCCAACTGATTTTTCTCCAAGGAAGGGTATAGCTCCTCGTTTAACTGCATGAGCAGTTCACTCAGGTCAATCAGGTTTTGTTGGATGGTGAGCATGCCGTAGTTCATTCTCGTAATTTCGAAGAGCTCATCGATCAGCTTTTC from the Brevibacillus brevis genome contains:
- a CDS encoding efflux RND transporter periplasmic adaptor subunit, which encodes MKKRLWIWLGVGVLVAGLGGYAASSGEKKSGVPVTLLTVVTADLESTILTSGMVKVRNEHTLFANYAGDLRNFSIKEGDKVTKGQVIGNIDMSDVSNEIMDIEAQITIQEANIARLSKGVEPEEVTKLQEQLAQHEREYQTALKDYQRTQSLFTAGVSTQQAVEQAKQKLQTAESSVKVAKQDLLLKQKGPDKSEIRSYEAQIQKLNLEKAKYEKQRVQSSIVSPIDGTVLSTKVKKGKYLSKGEEILTIGDTSDVMVEAEVGESDLRKIKIGQDAVVSGLSLGGEQLQGKVSRISPIAVTSQGPEGEKTRVKVAVDLNETREYLKPGFHVDVDIVLQKAANAMQVPIEAVVTDQDGSSFVWVAENGKAKKKKVTTGIESELFIQIESGLDGSEELVANPPETLQENEAVFQASPEEFAE